The Elusimicrobiota bacterium genomic interval AGAGCGGCGCGGTCGCGCTGATGCTGGTCATCCTCGTCGCCATCGATAACTTCGCCGGCGCCCCGTCCTGGCTGGCCCGCCTGCCCTACCCTCTCACCGTCCTCTGCGTCGTGTTCACCTGGGCCAGCGCCTACTTCTATTACCGACAAAGCCGCCGCATGATCGAGAGCTCATGGGGCTGAGCCGCTGCGACCGCGCGTCGGTCTGCCTTGCCACCGGACTCTATTTAAGCTATATTCCCTCGACGTTATTGGGCGCCCTTTCCAGGGCAAAGTTCTTTGAGTGGGCGCGGGGACGGCGCTGGACCGGGGCGGGGCTGATGGGAACCTGCGCAGGCTTGGCCCTGGCCCCGCTGCTGCCGACGGCGCCTCTGCGCTTCGCCGCCTTCTGGGCCTGCGCCGTGGCGGCGTCCTGCTGGCTCTGCGACCGTGCGGAGAAGGCCTTCGGCGTCCACGACGACCCGCGCATCGTGCTCGACGAGGTCGTCGGCTTCTGGACGGCGATCGCCTTCCTGCCGCCGCGGCTGCCGGTCTGGATGGCCGCTTTTGTGCTGTTCCGGATCCTGGACGCGTGGAAGCTGCCGCCTTGGAGCTGGCTGGAGCGGCTGCCGGGCGGCCTGGGAGTGGTCGCCGACGACGTGGGCGCGGGCGTCGCGGCCAACATCGGTCTGCGTGCCCTGCTCTGGTTCGTGCCTTGGTTCGGCCTGTGAAAAAGACGATTGCGGCGGTCATCCTCCTGCTCGGCCTGGGCGTCTCAAGGGCCCGGGCCCAGTTCGTGGGCGTCTCCACGCAGCCGGTCGCCTTCGGAACCTCCACATCGACCGTGGTCAACCTGGCAGGCTATCTGGGGACCAAGATATCCCGGGAGCGCGGCCCCTGGGTGCTGGGCGAGGTCCTCTTCTTCTCCAGGGACCGCCTGGTCAGCGACTACTCCTGGCGCGAGGCCGTGCGCGGGCAGCGCGGCTCGCTCTACACCAACGCGGACATAGACTCCGACGTCGAGCGCCTCCTGGCGCTGAAGAAGTTCGACAAGGTGGACGCAGGCCTCTACGAGATCCCGGGAGTGCCCGTGCCGCCGGAATTCCAGGGCGTGGCGGTCTCGACCTCCGAGGTGCGCCTGGTCTTCTTCATGACCGAGAAGTTCGTGGTGGGCGCCTCGACCAAGGCGGCGCGGCCGCTAGCGCCCGCGGCCGTCTCCGGCGTCGTGCTCACCCCTACGGCCTACCGGGGTGCGGGCCGCTACACCACACCGGGCATGGGCCTCGACATCAACGCGGCCTACTATATCGGCCGTCTCTACGGGAAGAACAGCTATGCTTTGACCCCGGCCAAGACCAACTACATCGACCGCCTGGGAGTCTGGCTCCTGACCGCGGACGGCAAGATGCAGGTCCAATCCGAGACCTCCCTGCGGCCGGCCATGGCGGTGGGCGTCCAGGCCACGGCCCTCTTGCGCGACTCCCCGCAGCCGCAGATCAACCAGACCCCCACCCTCACGGTCAAAGCCTCCAACGGCAGCACCCAGATCCTCACCGACGCCTTCGTGGTGCTGAGCAAGAAGTTCGGGCCGGCGCGCACGAGCATGGGCCTCATGATGGGCAGCATCGGCAACCTGCCCGCGAACCTCTCCGAATTCCTCACGCCTGAAGCCCTGAAGTTCTACCGAGACCCGAATCAGAACCTCACGTCCCTCAAAAGCAACACCGTGCCCTACGCCAGCGTCCTGTTCGTGCCCAAGCCCGCCTATCCCCTGGGAGTCGAGATCATGAAGTTCAACGGGGCGATGATGAACCCCTGGCTCATCAACTTCAAGATAGGCTACTTCATCAAGCTCAACTTCGACGTGGCCTACCTCAAGTATCAGGGCGGCTACGACGTCATCGGCGTCCTGCAGTTCCGCTACAACTACTTCCCGCAGCGGTAAGGCGCCGGGGCCCTAGGGGTGGCCCCGCCAGCGCCGAGCCGCCCACTCGCAGAGCAGCAGAGCCAGGGCCGCGGTGAGCCACCAAAGCGAGGTGCAAAGGCGCCGACGCCGGACGATCTCGGACTGGCGCCGGACGGGCGAGAGCTTCTCCAGCAGGGCTGCGGCGTCGGCGGCGGAGAGTTCGCTGAAGGTCCCTCCCGTGGCCTCAGCCACCCGGCGCAGCCACTTCCGGTCCATGGGCGCCTCGGGGGGAGTCTGGGCCCACTCGAAGCGCGCCTCGTCTTCGCCCCAGGCTTTTCCCTGGTAGCGCGCCATGGCCTTGAGCCGGTTCCAGCCCGGGGCCAGTCCCGTCATTTCCACGGCATAGGCTCCCGGGCCGGTCTCCCGAGGCACGACCTCGCGCACTGTCCCGTCCGGCGCCGTCCATAGGACCTTGAGCTCGGTGGCGGCCGCGGCCGCGGGAGCGAAGCCTTCGTCGAAGACCCGCAAGGCGACCACGGCCGGCTCCCGGGAAGGCAGGCGGTCCGGCAGCGGCGCGAACTTGACCTTGGAGAGCTCCAGGCTGCCGGTCAGGTACTGCACGGCCCGGGTCCAGAACCGGCCGTAGAAGTTCGCGGTCCGCCAATCCAAGGCCCCGCCCAGGCGCCAGCGCCAGGTCGAATCCGAGCTGACCAGCATGACCTTGCCCCGTCCATAGTCCCGGATCGCGAAGATGGGCACCGGCTCGCCCTCATCGGTGCGGGCCCGCGGATGCGCGGCCAGCACCGCGGCCCCCGGCCGCGCGGCGACGAACTGTCCGTAGCCGTCGAGCTCGGGCAGGGCCTCCCAGGCGGCGCGGGACTGCTCAGGCGTATCGTAGAGCTGCACGAGCGGATGGCTCAGCGCCACGGGCTTGGCCCGGAACAGCCCGCCGATGAAGTCCGGGACCCGGCTGGAGAGCTTGACCGGCAGGACCTCCTCCAGAGGCGTGCCGCGATACCCGCCGAGGCTGAAGGCGTTCTCGCCGCCGATGACCAGCAGGGCCCCGCCCGCGGCCACGAAGCTGCGCAGCGAGTCGAGGTAGGCCAATGGGATCTGGGCGCGGAAGCGCTCGTAGGAGAAATTCTCCAGGATGAAGAGGTCGAATTGACTGATGGTCTGCACGAAGATCTCCGGGGCCGGGAAGGGGATGAGCGAGAGCTCGTTGTCCGGGACGAGCGTGGGGTTCTCCGGATTGCGCAGGATGACGAAGGAGACCAGCTCATGGTTGGGATTGGATTTCAGGAATTCGCGCAGGTTCGCGTACTCGGCGCTGGGCCGGCCGGCCAGGTACATGATGCGGTATTTCTGCCGTATGACCTCCATGCGGAAATCCCGGGCGCCCTGGGCGGACCCGGCTCGCGCGGCGACCCTGTAGCTCTCCGAGCCCAAGGACTCGGCCGTAGCCGTGAACGTGGCCACCACGGTCTCCAGGTCCGTACGTATAAGGGACTCCCGGCGCTCCACCGTCTCCCAGCGCTGCCGGTCCACGGCGCTCCTCTTGAGCAAGCTGAGTTCCAGGACCCGGCCGGACAGAGCCGACGCCTCCACTGCGGCCTCCACGCTGACGCGGCCGTGCAGGAAGGCGAAGTCAGGGGTCTTCAGATCGACGAAGGCGACGCCGCGCTCCCGCTGGGAAGGGCCTACGCCCACCACATCGACGGGCAGGCGCAGCTCGGCCAGCGCCCGCTCGAGCTCCGGGTCGGATTCGGCGTTGCCGTCGCTGAGCAGCCAGGCCCGCTCCGGCCGCGACTCGGGCCCCTGCTCGTCGGCTGCGTCGCGCAGGGCCGCAGCCGGCCGCAAGCCGGCCGCCGAGACGCTCAGCCCGTCGAGCTCGCTCCAGCCCGCCAGCCTGCGGCCGCGGTCGCTGAGGGCGTAGAATTCCGGCTGGCAGCGGACCTCCAAGGACCGGCGCTGGCCCCGCAGCCAGTCCAAGGCCGCGCGCAGGCGGCTGGCGGAGCGCAGCAGGGGCAGCCCCCCGATGCGCGCCGGCGCGGCCATGGGATGGCCGTTGTCGACGAGGACCAGCAGCCTTGGCTTGAAGAGCTGCGGCTCGCTGACCGCGACTGTCGGCTGCAACAGGGCCACCGCCAGGGCGGCCGCGGCCAGGACCCGCAGGGCCAGCAGGACGCCGCGCGCCGGGGTGCGGCGCCCGTGCCAGATCATTGCGGCGGCCAGCGCCAGCGCCGCCAGGGCTCCCGTCCAACCGCCGCCCCATTCCAGGGAGAGACTCATGGGATCCCCAGGCGCATCTTCTGGAGCAGATAAGGCTGATGCACGGCGTCCGACTTGTAGCTGCCGGTCAGCGAGTACATCAGGATGTCGAGGGTGAGCTTGCGCGCGTTGTGCCTCTGGGCCTCTCCGCCGGGAAGGCAGGGCAAAAGCGGCCGTCCCAGGGCGTCCTTGACCCAGGCTCCCAGAAGGTCGTCGCGGGAGTAGAGCACGGCCGTGCGCTCTCCCCAGGAGACCCCTTCCAAAGTCCCGCGCACCATGACCCGGCCCGCAGCCCCGCGCAGGAAGAAGAAGGTCCTGAAGACCACGTGGTCCGCAGGCAGCGGCTGGAGCTCGGACTCGGCGAGCACGTCTTTGAGCGTGCCGCGCACCCAGCGGTCGAAGGAGCTCCTCGCCAACCCCGAGGTGTCCTCGATCCAGAGCATCCCGCCCGCGGTCAGGTAGGCGCGCAGGCGCCGCGCATCCTCGGCGTCGAGCGGCGGCGGGGCTTCGCGCCCCGCCAGGATGACCAGGGGGGAAGTGAAGAGCGCCGGGTCCTTGAGGGTGATGACGCGCCTCTGCGGTTCCACCAGGACGCTGGTCACCGTGCCCAGGAGCTGCAGCGCCTCGGCGGGAGCGTCCGGATAGGGGTCCCAGGTCGCTCCAAGCTTGAGCTGGGTCCACACGAACCGGTCTCCCTGCTGGGCCTCTGACGGGACGGTCAGGCCAGCCAACAGAAGCACGAGGGCGAAGGCCCGCGGCAGGCAGAGGAGCATCTCGAGGATTAGGCAGGCGGCGGCCGCCGCCAGGACCGCGCCGCGCGCTTCGCGGCCGCGCACCTTGAGCCAGAACTCCTCGCGCAGGCGCTCCACGCCCAAGTCCCGCCAGAAGGCCGAGGCGGCCGGCGCCAGTTCGCTCTCGCCGGTGCCGCGGTCGAGATTGACGGCGTAGACCCTGCTGCCGGAGTCGTCTTCCATGACATAGAGTCCGGGCCGCTCCGTCTCGGAGTAGGCGACCCGCCGGTCCTTGACCCAGAGGGTGGCGCTGCGCCCCTCGGGTGAACGCACCCGCACCCGGGCCGGCGCCGCCTCCTGGCGCGACCAGGCCCTGACGATGGGCTCGCCCACCTTCACGCCGAAATCCTCGATCCCGCCCGCGGGTTCGCGCAGCAGAGAGAGGGAGGCGGACACCAAAGCGGCGAAGACTGGCTTGACCGGGAGGTTTCCGGAGACGGCGTCCAGCGGCGCGGCCCAGACGGCCACGCGGCCGATGCCATAACCCGACGAAGCCAGAAGAGGTGCGCCGGAGGGGGTCCGGATCCAGACCTTGCCTCCCGGGCGCGGCGCCAAATCCAACCGGCGGGTCAGCGCGACCTTGTCGAGCTCGAATTCGCGCCATGCCGCGAAGGTCGCGCCGGCCGTATGGAAATCCGCCCGGCCGGTGCCGGCGGAACCTCCGATACCGCCGGCGCCCGCCTCCAGACGCAGGCCCCGCGCCGGCTCCGGCTCGGCCGCGGCCGAGACTCGGACCGGCAGCCATTGCGACAAGCCGCCCAGGACGGCGGAGCCTTCGCGGCTGCCTGGGAACAACCACAAGCCTCCGCCCTGCCTGACATAAGCCTCCAGAGCCGCGGCGACGGAGACGGAGAGCGACTGGACATCAGCCAACGCCACGGCGTCGTAATCCGAGAGCCGCGCCACGGAAGAGCCGAGCCGGCCCGACTCCGCGAAATCCGCGTCCCATTCCAGCAGCCGCTTGCCGGACCCCGCGAAGAGGTCCTGCAGGAAATAGCCGGCGTGCGGCGAGCGCAGGAAGGCGGGGTCGCCGTAAAGGACCAGCAGCCGGGCGCGGCGCGGCTGCCGGAAGGAGTAGTAATGGGGATCGTCGGCCGGCAGGGCGTCCGGCCGCAACTCCACCCGGCCGGACCACGTCGAAGCGGCCCCCGGTCGAGCGGCGGGCAAGGGCACGGACGAGGCGGTCTCGGCCCGGCCCCGCAGAGCCACGGCGCTGGCCCCCAGGCGCGTGCGCTCCTGCCACAGGTCCAAGGACGAGTCCGCCTTGGCCGAGGCCCACAGCCTGACGCGCAGGGCCGGCTGATCCGAGGTGCCGCCGCGCTCCGGGCGGGCGGAGAGCACCGTCGCGTTGAAAGGGGGGGGCGGCCAGGATAGGCAGTAAAGGCCGATTCCGGGCTCCGGCGGCGGGAAATCCCCGCGCAGTCCATGGGCCGCGCCGTCGCTCAGAAGCAGGACGGCGCGGTCTCTGCGGGAGCGCGCCTGCGCCAGAAGCGCGTAGGCGGCCCGCAGGGCGGGAGCGTAATGGGTGCCGCGCCAGCCCGGCGGAGAATGGTCGATGAGTTCCTGGCAGGCGCTCGGGGTCATCCAGTCGAGCCCGGCGTCGGCTCCCTCCACGCGCTCCGCGAAGGCGGCGCAGGCCACGCGGTCGGAGGGACGCAGGCTGCGCAGCAGTCCCGCCGCCGCCTCGCGCGCCGCGGTCCAGCGCGTGCGGCCCTGGCTCACGACCCCCATGGAATAAGAGCGGTCCAAGAGCAGCACGAGGTCCATCCCGTCGTCCCTTCCGGGAGCGGAGGACGCCTGCCCGCCGCCGCGCGGCTCCAGAACCGGTCCGGCATAGGCCGCGATCAGGAGTATCACGACGGCGCTGCGGGCCGCGGCCAAGAGCCATTGGCGCAGCCTGGTGCGCGGCAAGGCCTGGGCCTGGACCCGGCGCAGCAAGGTCAGGTCCGAGAACTCCACCGCCAGCGCCCGGCGCCGCGACAGCAGGTGCAGGAGCAGAGGCACGGCGCCCAAGGGCAAGGCCCAAAGCACGGCCGGATCGGTGAAGGTCATGGGCGGCGGCCCAGCAGACGCGCCAGGTCCTCGTCCCAGGGGCGGTCGTTGTAGAAGCTCAGGAAGGAGATGTCGGCGCCGTGGAAGCCCGCCTCATAGAGCCTCTGTTGGCGATGGAAGGCTTCCCGGTAGGCGGCCTGCAGGGAGGAGGCGTCGCAGAAGAGCTCCCGTTGGTCCTCCAGTCCCCGGAACACGATGGGGCCCGCGAAGCCGAAGTCCCTCTCGGCCGGGTCGAGCACCTGCAGGACCATGAGCTCATGGCGGCGCGCCTGCAGGGCCTTGACCACCTTGAGGATGGCGTCGCAGTCTCCGAGAAGGTCCGAGATCAGGACGACCAAGGAGCGGCGCCGGATGCGGGCGGCCGAGGCCTCCAGGGCCGCGGAGAGGTCGGTCTCGCCGCCGGCCCGGCTGCGCCCCAGCAGAGAATCGATGACCTCGAGCTGTCCGAAGCTGGTCCGAGGGGGGATGAACTCCCGCGGCTGCGTGTCGAAGGTGGCCAGGCCCACGGAGTCGCCCTCGGCGAGGACCAGGAAGGAGACGGCCATGGCCAGGCGGCAGGCGTTCTCCCACTTGGCCGGGCGGCCACCGGCGGCGTAGGCCATGGAGCCCGAAGCGTCGAGGAGGATCATGCCGGTCAGGATGTTCTCGGATTGGTACTGGCGCACGTAGAAGCGCTCCTGGCGCGCGAAGACCTTCCAGTCGAGGGCCTTGATCTCGTCGCCGGGGACATAGGCGCGATGCTGGGCGAACTCGTGCGAGATGCCCCGGGCCGAACTGCGGTGGCGGCCGGTCAGATGGCCCTCGGCGGTCATGCGGCGCAGGTTGAGGCGGAGGTTGCGCAGCTTGGCCAAAGCGACGGGGTCGAGATAACGCATCGAGGGATTCTACCAATATGCGCGAGCGCGCGTGATCAAGTCCGCATAATGTATATTATGCCGACATCGGAGGGAGAACATGACCTTCAAGTTCGCGCACAACAATCTCAACGTGCTGGACCTCCAGAAGAGCCTGGACTTCTACTCCCAGGCCCTGGGGCTCAAGGAGACCCGGCGCATCAACGCCGCGGACGGGAGCTTCATCCTGGTGTTCCTCGGAGACGGCGTCACCGCGCACAAGCTGGAACTGACTTGGCTGCGCGACCGCAAGGGAAAGTACAACCTCGGCGACAACGAGATCCATCTGGCTTTCACCACCCCCGACTATCCGGGCGCCCACAGACAGCACAAAGAGATGGGCTGCATCTGCTACGAGAACGAGAAGATGGGCATCTACTTCATCGAAGACCCTGACGGCTACTGGCTGGAGATCCTGCCGGAAAAGCGCTGATCCCGTGGAGTAAGAAGCCCTGGACACTCAGCAGAAACTGGAGCTCCTGGCCGACGCGTCGCGCTACGACCTGTCCTGCGCCTGCGGCACCACCGACGGCGACGACCACCGCCGCCGCGGCCAGGACGGCATGTGGCTCTACCCGGCCGCGCTTCCCAGCGGCGGGACCTCCATCATGCTCAAGACGCTCATGTCCAACGCCTGCGTCAACGACTGCCGCTACTGCCCCTTCCGCAGCAGCCAGGACGTGCCCCGCTGCACTCTGACTCCGGAGGAGATCGCCGCCCTTT includes:
- a CDS encoding phosphatidylglycerophosphatase A — encoded protein: MGLSRCDRASVCLATGLYLSYIPSTLLGALSRAKFFEWARGRRWTGAGLMGTCAGLALAPLLPTAPLRFAAFWACAVAASCWLCDRAEKAFGVHDDPRIVLDEVVGFWTAIAFLPPRLPVWMAAFVLFRILDAWKLPPWSWLERLPGGLGVVADDVGAGVAANIGLRALLWFVPWFGL
- a CDS encoding glutamine amidotransferase gives rise to the protein MSLSLEWGGGWTGALAALALAAAMIWHGRRTPARGVLLALRVLAAAALAVALLQPTVAVSEPQLFKPRLLVLVDNGHPMAAPARIGGLPLLRSASRLRAALDWLRGQRRSLEVRCQPEFYALSDRGRRLAGWSELDGLSVSAAGLRPAAALRDAADEQGPESRPERAWLLSDGNAESDPELERALAELRLPVDVVGVGPSQRERGVAFVDLKTPDFAFLHGRVSVEAAVEASALSGRVLELSLLKRSAVDRQRWETVERRESLIRTDLETVVATFTATAESLGSESYRVAARAGSAQGARDFRMEVIRQKYRIMYLAGRPSAEYANLREFLKSNPNHELVSFVILRNPENPTLVPDNELSLIPFPAPEIFVQTISQFDLFILENFSYERFRAQIPLAYLDSLRSFVAAGGALLVIGGENAFSLGGYRGTPLEEVLPVKLSSRVPDFIGGLFRAKPVALSHPLVQLYDTPEQSRAAWEALPELDGYGQFVAARPGAAVLAAHPRARTDEGEPVPIFAIRDYGRGKVMLVSSDSTWRWRLGGALDWRTANFYGRFWTRAVQYLTGSLELSKVKFAPLPDRLPSREPAVVALRVFDEGFAPAAAAATELKVLWTAPDGTVREVVPRETGPGAYAVEMTGLAPGWNRLKAMARYQGKAWGEDEARFEWAQTPPEAPMDRKWLRRVAEATGGTFSELSAADAAALLEKLSPVRRQSEIVRRRRLCTSLWWLTAALALLLCEWAARRWRGHP
- a CDS encoding DUF4159 domain-containing protein, with the translated sequence MTFTDPAVLWALPLGAVPLLLHLLSRRRALAVEFSDLTLLRRVQAQALPRTRLRQWLLAAARSAVVILLIAAYAGPVLEPRGGGQASSAPGRDDGMDLVLLLDRSYSMGVVSQGRTRWTAAREAAAGLLRSLRPSDRVACAAFAERVEGADAGLDWMTPSACQELIDHSPPGWRGTHYAPALRAAYALLAQARSRRDRAVLLLSDGAAHGLRGDFPPPEPGIGLYCLSWPPPPFNATVLSARPERGGTSDQPALRVRLWASAKADSSLDLWQERTRLGASAVALRGRAETASSVPLPAARPGAASTWSGRVELRPDALPADDPHYYSFRQPRRARLLVLYGDPAFLRSPHAGYFLQDLFAGSGKRLLEWDADFAESGRLGSSVARLSDYDAVALADVQSLSVSVAAALEAYVRQGGGLWLFPGSREGSAVLGGLSQWLPVRVSAAAEPEPARGLRLEAGAGGIGGSAGTGRADFHTAGATFAAWREFELDKVALTRRLDLAPRPGGKVWIRTPSGAPLLASSGYGIGRVAVWAAPLDAVSGNLPVKPVFAALVSASLSLLREPAGGIEDFGVKVGEPIVRAWSRQEAAPARVRVRSPEGRSATLWVKDRRVAYSETERPGLYVMEDDSGSRVYAVNLDRGTGESELAPAASAFWRDLGVERLREEFWLKVRGREARGAVLAAAAACLILEMLLCLPRAFALVLLLAGLTVPSEAQQGDRFVWTQLKLGATWDPYPDAPAEALQLLGTVTSVLVEPQRRVITLKDPALFTSPLVILAGREAPPPLDAEDARRLRAYLTAGGMLWIEDTSGLARSSFDRWVRGTLKDVLAESELQPLPADHVVFRTFFFLRGAAGRVMVRGTLEGVSWGERTAVLYSRDDLLGAWVKDALGRPLLPCLPGGEAQRHNARKLTLDILMYSLTGSYKSDAVHQPYLLQKMRLGIP
- a CDS encoding DUF58 domain-containing protein, which translates into the protein MRYLDPVALAKLRNLRLNLRRMTAEGHLTGRHRSSARGISHEFAQHRAYVPGDEIKALDWKVFARQERFYVRQYQSENILTGMILLDASGSMAYAAGGRPAKWENACRLAMAVSFLVLAEGDSVGLATFDTQPREFIPPRTSFGQLEVIDSLLGRSRAGGETDLSAALEASAARIRRRSLVVLISDLLGDCDAILKVVKALQARRHELMVLQVLDPAERDFGFAGPIVFRGLEDQRELFCDASSLQAAYREAFHRQQRLYEAGFHGADISFLSFYNDRPWDEDLARLLGRRP
- a CDS encoding VOC family protein, which translates into the protein MTFKFAHNNLNVLDLQKSLDFYSQALGLKETRRINAADGSFILVFLGDGVTAHKLELTWLRDRKGKYNLGDNEIHLAFTTPDYPGAHRQHKEMGCICYENEKMGIYFIEDPDGYWLEILPEKR